GAGGGCAACAGTTCGACTCGCACGTTTAATTGAGTATATGGCTCAACAATATGGGGTTAAACCTACGGAAGAGGGAGTTCAGTTAAATATGAATCTCCCTCATCAGCAAATGGCGAGAATGGTAGGAATAACTTATGAAGAATGCGTCCGAATTGTGAGAAAAGACTTGGATAAAATTGTTCGCTATAATCGCGGTGGCAGGATCGTCATCAACGATCTTTCCACCTTAAGATCCATCACATCATAATTGCTCGATCGCGATCGATCTACCCTCATCAATCTGTTTTCACTATTTTCCTGGAAAATAATTGTCGCCTACTAATCTTCTGCCGCAAGCATAACTTCGGTAATCGATGAATACGCCTCAGTCCAAGCCTGTTCGATCTCCGGAGTCCATTGCTCCTTCAGGACCATCGACATGGTCTTAATGAGATTCATCCCTATAATCGGATAATGATTGGGTAAAACACCATATGCTACGTGTCGAGTGGCTAAGGCTTTTAAAGCCTCTGTTAATTTATCTGGCTGTTTGAGATTCTTGACTATTAATGCCAAAGATGCAAATAGTTTTTTCGCTTGTTCCTTCATGTCTGTAGATTTAAACAAGGGTTTAACCTGAGGGTAATCTAAAAACAGATTGCTGTAAAAATATTCCGTAAATTCACTTTCGCGATCGCGCAAAAGAGCAAAACTAGTTTCGAGAAGTTGAGCGTTTAAGGACATTGTCTTTCAAACCCGTGTAACTCTTACATCACCTAGTTTGCCAAGTTGAAAGCGGAATGACTATGAGCTACCTCAATAAGAGCCTATGGATCTAACTCAATACTGGTTTTTAAAAAAAGCGACGAGTTTCAGAAAACCTTATAATAGCTGCGGAATGCAATCCCCTACAGGGAGTCTACGACCATCGCCCCCATCATAAAAATGACCGACCCAGTCCCCCAACTGCTATCTCGCCACAACAACCAACTCCTCGTCCAACCCACGCAAATGGGCGAAACTCCAGCCTACCTAACCTCCGTCACCCTAGAATGGCTCGCCAACCGAGTCCGCTTCGCCTATCAATTACCCCTGTTTCAACCCAAATTCGATCGCAAAACCCATAACACTATCCGCGACGCCGAAACCATCGAGCAACTGCAACAGCGTCCCCTGGACTGGTCTCGCCAAGCCTCCCTCGCCCAATATCTCGCCATCCGTCCCCACCACAAATTCTCCCCCATCCTCGCCGTCATCAGCCCTCCCTGGGTAGACGATCCTAACGCAGCAGAATGGGATCTCGACGATCGCGCCACTCAGTCTGCAGCCGACTATACCGCCCTCGATCCCGACCTCGGACTGCTCGACTTACCTCCCACCGTCCCCCTCTTCGCACTCGACGGTCAGCACCGACTCATGGGCGTGCAAGGCCTGATGGAACTGATCCGCAGCGGTTCCCTGACCAAATACAAAAAGAACAAAAAACCCACCGGTTCTGTCCTCACCGCAGAAGACCTGCAACAACACTACAACGTCTCCCCAACGCGCCTGCAACAGCTCTCCCAAGAAAAAATCGGCATCGAACTCATTCCCGCCGTCATCCCCGGAGAAACCCGAAATCAAGCCAGAAACCGCATCCGCTCTATCTTCGTCCACGTCAACCTCATGGCCGTGCGTCTCAGTGCCGGGCAGCTCGCACTGCTTAACGAAGATGATGGCTTTTCTATTGTCGCTCGGCGCATTGCCATTCACCATCCTCTATTCAAAGACGAACCAGACCGCTCCCCGCAAGTTAACCTAGACAGTGCCACCGTCTCCGCCAAGTCCACCGTACTCACCACCCTGCAAGCCCTGAAAGACATGGCCGAGCGCTACTTACAGCATCCCTATCCCCACTGGAAACCCCAAGAAAAAGGACTCATCCCCCTGCGTCCGGAAGACGAGGAACTGCAAGCGGGAATTGATACTTTTGCGACTCTCTTCGACTACCTCGCCACCCTACCCAGCTATCGATCGCTGCAAGATGGCTTTTCTAGTACGGAGATGCGCCAGTTTAGCTTTGAACGCCACGACGGTCGGGGAAATATTCTCTTTCGTCCCGTCGGTCAAATAGCTCTGGCGCGCGCTCTCGGTCTTTTAGTCTACCGCCACCAACTATCCCTAGAAGCAATATTTGCCAAACTGCGCGCTTATGATGAACAAGACGGCTTCAGTCACATCGATCGCCCCCAGTCTCTCTGGTATGGCGTTCTCTTCGACCCAAATAAGAAACGCATCCAGGTTGCCGGACGGGAGCTAGCCGCGCGCCTCTTAGTTTATCTGGTCAATGACTGCGAAGACAAACTAGAACGAGGGAGGCTGCGACACGACCTTGCGGTGGCGCGCAGCTTCGAGGGGCGATCGCTCAATTTTGATGGTAAATGGGTGAAACCCAAAGATGTGGGAATGCCAGCTACTCTCTAATTTTGCGTTAACTCCAGGTTTAACTCATTCACCGCTTTGGGAATGCGAGGAGTAGAATTTTCTCGTGGAGGAAAATCAAATAACTCGCGCAGAGCCGTATCGACGGTTTCAAAGGGAATTCTACCCACCTCGTCAAAAATTCGGTTGCCTTGGCGATCGAAAATTATAGTTTGCGGAATTTGCCCTCTATAATAATAAGCAGGCGATGTGGAGTCATCTGGACTGTCGAAAATAATTTGGTCAACACTGAGGGGAACAAAATCAACAATGCGACCGTAATAGGCTTGGAGCTGGGAAACGACTGTCGTATATTGTTTGCAATCTCGGCTATCGTCAAGATAAAAAATGAGTAGGGTTGCCCGGTCTTGTTGTAGGGAGTTGGGGAAAGAAATTCTGGGCGGAACCAGAGAACCGTTGCCTCCATAAAGGGCGAAAATGTTACCATCAAAGGTATCCTTATCGATCGCGGCCATAGCTGCTGGACTTGACAGGCCGAATAACCACATCCAACCAATAACAGCCAGCAACAAACAGGAACGGAACACTATCTGTTTCCAATGATAAATCTGATTTAATAGCATTTTATTACGGATTTACAACGCGATCGCTGGATAAGGAACTGTAAGATCGACACGATCGAGGCTACCATACTTTGGGTCGATCTTCCGGTGACGGCAAACCTACAGAAATTCGCGATCGATTTGGCATCGCTCGTTAGCACTGTCCCTATCTCGACCTTTCGTTAATCTCTTTGACTGCCCATGCTCGCCATGACTCACGAAGATATTCAAAAGCTTGGAGCTTCTCTGCGGCCGATCCGTCAGAACGGGTTAGCTTCGGGCGATCGAGATAGCATTCGTCGGTTTTGGTATCAAGGAGACGAACCTTATTTTGATGTTTTCTTTGACTTTCAAGGTCGAGACTTAGTCTGGTTTCAATTTACCTTTCGCGGCAAGTCATTTACCTGGTATCAAAATCAGGGAATTGAAACCGGATTCACCAACGAAACTCAAGTGATGCCAGATTATTATCCCTCCAGCAAGTTAATCGCAACTCATACCGAAGTTGATGAGAAATTTATGCGCTTAGTTCGGGATATCTTACACACCAGAGAAGATGAATATCCCTTCGATCGCGCCTTACAGTTGTTTAATTAATAATTACGATCGAAGAAACCGAGTTTCTAGCTTGACATACAACCAGGATATAAATGGGTTGGAGAAACCCGGTTTGTGCTGTCTTCACCTAAAATCTAAAACTCAAAAATTGCCTGATTTGCTCCTAAATCGGAATCCGCACTAAATCTTTCCAAATAGTCGCGCAATTTTTCTGGAAATTCGGGAAAGTGAAACTGACTATCTCCTCGAGCAATATCTGCCCAGAAATAGCGCAAATCGCCTACCCATTTTTCTGCTTCTTTTTCTTCTAAATCACAGGGAGAGTTGGTTAAAATACGCATCATAAATGGACGCGATCGCTCTCCCATCCACTCCCGCGAAAACTCGTGCAGATCGGGCCAGTCTGGCAGAGATGTAATGCGATCGGATTGGACTTTAACTCGCGTTTTTCCACTCGGTTGCGACTCAACATGAACCAGACGATAGGGATGGGGATAACTCACCAACGATCCCGTCGTGATTTCATACAAATCCCCCGATCGCGCAATATCTTGGATATGCAAATGTCCGGTAAAAATTAAATGAACTCCGGCATCGCGCAACATGGAAATTAAGCGATCCGAATTTTTCAGCATATATCGCTTGCCCAAACAATGATTGGATTGGTCGGGCAAATGTTCGATAACATTATGATGGATTGTAACGAACCGCAATGGTTCCTTTGTCGTGGCTAAAACTTCCGCCAACCATTCCATTTGCCCGTCATTTAAATAGCCATAGCCTAACTGCCTTCCTTCCTCATCAAAATCATTAGAATCTAAACCAATTAATCGGACTCCTGGCAAGAGTTCGCAGGTATAATCTGACTGATGCAGATGATAGCCAAACTTCTCATAGTAGTGCGGAAATTCAGCTTGACCGCTCGAGGTTTCATTTGCCCACTTGTGCGGAATATCGTGATTGCCAGGAATGACATAAACGGGGTAAGGTAATTGGCTCAGACGATTGGCTAACCATCGGTGATTTTCCGGTTCTCCATGTTGGGTTAAATCTCCCGGTAATAAAAGAAAGTCGAGATCGAGATGACTGATGCGATCGAGCACTAACTCGAGTGCAGCAATGCTTAACTCCACCAAATGAAAACGCCGGGGATGATCCCAAATTGTGTGTTGGAGGGCAATGTGTAAATCGCTGATAATTGCAAATCGAAAACAAAAATTCATTTGCTAAAAAAATATGGTAAAACTTACCGATGATTATAACGCCGAATTTGAGAAGGTGACAGGAGATGCGATCGCCGAAGGCGGGTCTTCGACCATCGCGCGCCAGATATAGTCCCCGAACAACAGCCAGCTTTACTTGCCCAACCGGGTCTGATATCCTGAACGGAAACGGTTCGCAAACCCAGTTACGCAACTCCCTATACCCCTATGGCACTGCTCGATTCAAAAGGTCGGTTATTTGGTAAACTATCTATCCTAGACTTAGGCGCTCTTCTAGTTATCGGCCTCGTCTTATTCGGAATCTTCTTCTATCCAGGAACCTCCGGATCGGTGGCCCAAGTGGGGGTAGAAACCAAGCCAGTAGAGGTTGATGCGATCGTGCGCGGACTGAGCATCCGCAACCCAGAGGCACTAATTCAAGAGTTTGAAGAGAGCAAAAGTACCAATATTATTATCCGCAATCAGCCTTACGGCAAGGTAGCAGTTAAATCAATCGAGCGGCTCAATCGCCAAGTAATAGTACCCCAACCGGATGGAACGGTGAAAGCCTTACCCGATCCCAGAGGAGACAGTACTTTCGCCATGGATATGCTGCTCACTCTCGGAGGCAATGCACAGGTCACCGATAGTGGCGTTGTCTTGGGAAATAGCAAGTTGAAAATTGGTACGCCTATTGAACTCGAAGGCATGACCTATAACTTTAATGGAAGCGTGATTGAAGTGCGCATTCTCGAGTAAGGAAAATTGGCTAATGGGGTTTGGCGATCGCGGCTTTCCTAATCTGTGATAGGGTAGACAAGCTCTCATAACTACGATCGTTGCAACAGGAGAATCTATGACCCGCGCTATTATGGAAACCGAAAAGGGAACCATTAACTTAGAACTGTTTGATAAGGATGCTCCCAATACGGTAAAAAACTTTGTCGAGCTATCCCAGAAAGGATTTTATGATGGCTTAACCTTCCACCGGGTTATTGATAACTTCATGATTCAAGGTGGATGTCCTCAAGGAACTGGAACCGGCGGTCCCGGTTACAAAATTAACTGCGAAATTAACGATAATAAACATTTAGCCGGAACCCTTTCCATGGCTCATGCAGGTCCCAATACTGGCGGAAGTCAATTCTTCATCTGTCACGGACCTCAACCGCACCTCGATGGCGTTCACACCACCTTCGGTCAAACTGAAGATATGGATGTAGTGAATGCTATTCGTAAAGGAGATAAAATTGTTTCCGTGAAGATTGAAGAATAGTAATGTTGAAGTGGGGCGTGTTAATAACCTACCCCACTCAGCTTACTGGCTAGTCTAGGTGTTTATTTTACCCAATAGAGACTAACTCTGGCGCTTGACAGTCTCTCGCAATCGATTCATCTGATCGATCAGATCGCAAACTTGTCGTTTCCAACTGCCGCCTTTATCTCTTCCTTCCATCGCGATTCTGGAAGTAATCCAGTCTATAATTAACTGGTTTTCCTCTCTTTCATCGCCCACATCTGCTCGCATAAACTCGAGAAAATAAGGGATATCCCATTTCATCATGCGAGTCCAGACCTCATAGGGAGCAACAGTCCAATCAACTTCCCAAACTTGCTTGAGCAGTCGGAGGAAAATTATTTCTTCAGGACCGCGACCTGGTTTGGTAACTTCTGCCTCTAGAGCAGCAACTAAAGTTTGCTTGTTCATTTTTGCCTCTAATCGGAATTGTTTTATTCATATCCTATATTTTTCATTTTTACAAGTAGTATTTCTATAAGAAATATTTCTCTTTTTTACGATTATTATTACTTGAAAATTTGTTTATCCTTATTCTGTCACTCTCCAGTTTATTCTATGATTAAAAATTTCTGAAGCCAAAGTATAATCGACGATATGGAGTTTTGCGATCGCCACTAATTTATACTTGTTCGATCGCTTCACTACCGGCGATAATCGTCTTTTTTGTTCTCTCAGACGACTAACCACTGTCCTCTAAGGCTAGACTTTAGGATAAATTAGTGCATTTTTGTTCGGAAGTGCCGCAAAGATGTTAAAAAATATTAAGCCGGCGATCGCAGTAACTGTTTATGGTGGATTACCTGATTATAGGAGCGCAAAAAAGCGGGACAACCTCCCTCTATCATTATCTGATCCAACATCCGCAGATCGTGGCAGCGACGGAAAAAGAACTGCACTACTTTAGCTTACACGGCGATCGCCCCCTCTGGTGGTATGAAGCTCAGTTTCCGCGATCGGGAGTCCGAGGCGAAGCCAGTCCGTACTATCTCTATCATCCTCTCGTTCCCGAGCGAGTCAGTCAATGCTATCCTCGCGTTAAACTCATTGTCCTGTTGCGCGATCCTCTCAAACGGGCCATTTCCCACTACTATCATGAAGTACGTTGGGGATTTGAATCCCTCGGACTGGCCGAAGCACTGGCAGCAGAACCCGAACGCCTGCACGGAGAAACA
This is a stretch of genomic DNA from Roseofilum casamattae BLCC-M143. It encodes these proteins:
- a CDS encoding globin family protein, with the protein product MSLNAQLLETSFALLRDRESEFTEYFYSNLFLDYPQVKPLFKSTDMKEQAKKLFASLALIVKNLKQPDKLTEALKALATRHVAYGVLPNHYPIIGMNLIKTMSMVLKEQWTPEIEQAWTEAYSSITEVMLAAED
- a CDS encoding DGQHR domain-containing protein, with the translated sequence MTDPVPQLLSRHNNQLLVQPTQMGETPAYLTSVTLEWLANRVRFAYQLPLFQPKFDRKTHNTIRDAETIEQLQQRPLDWSRQASLAQYLAIRPHHKFSPILAVISPPWVDDPNAAEWDLDDRATQSAADYTALDPDLGLLDLPPTVPLFALDGQHRLMGVQGLMELIRSGSLTKYKKNKKPTGSVLTAEDLQQHYNVSPTRLQQLSQEKIGIELIPAVIPGETRNQARNRIRSIFVHVNLMAVRLSAGQLALLNEDDGFSIVARRIAIHHPLFKDEPDRSPQVNLDSATVSAKSTVLTTLQALKDMAERYLQHPYPHWKPQEKGLIPLRPEDEELQAGIDTFATLFDYLATLPSYRSLQDGFSSTEMRQFSFERHDGRGNILFRPVGQIALARALGLLVYRHQLSLEAIFAKLRAYDEQDGFSHIDRPQSLWYGVLFDPNKKRIQVAGRELAARLLVYLVNDCEDKLERGRLRHDLAVARSFEGRSLNFDGKWVKPKDVGMPATL
- a CDS encoding thylakoid membrane photosystem I accumulation factor; its protein translation is MLLNQIYHWKQIVFRSCLLLAVIGWMWLFGLSSPAAMAAIDKDTFDGNIFALYGGNGSLVPPRISFPNSLQQDRATLLIFYLDDSRDCKQYTTVVSQLQAYYGRIVDFVPLSVDQIIFDSPDDSTSPAYYYRGQIPQTIIFDRQGNRIFDEVGRIPFETVDTALRELFDFPPRENSTPRIPKAVNELNLELTQN
- a CDS encoding metallophosphoesterase family protein, with translation MNFCFRFAIISDLHIALQHTIWDHPRRFHLVELSIAALELVLDRISHLDLDFLLLPGDLTQHGEPENHRWLANRLSQLPYPVYVIPGNHDIPHKWANETSSGQAEFPHYYEKFGYHLHQSDYTCELLPGVRLIGLDSNDFDEEGRQLGYGYLNDGQMEWLAEVLATTKEPLRFVTIHHNVIEHLPDQSNHCLGKRYMLKNSDRLISMLRDAGVHLIFTGHLHIQDIARSGDLYEITTGSLVSYPHPYRLVHVESQPSGKTRVKVQSDRITSLPDWPDLHEFSREWMGERSRPFMMRILTNSPCDLEEKEAEKWVGDLRYFWADIARGDSQFHFPEFPEKLRDYLERFSADSDLGANQAIFEF
- a CDS encoding DUF4330 domain-containing protein gives rise to the protein MALLDSKGRLFGKLSILDLGALLVIGLVLFGIFFYPGTSGSVAQVGVETKPVEVDAIVRGLSIRNPEALIQEFEESKSTNIIIRNQPYGKVAVKSIERLNRQVIVPQPDGTVKALPDPRGDSTFAMDMLLTLGGNAQVTDSGVVLGNSKLKIGTPIELEGMTYNFNGSVIEVRILE
- a CDS encoding peptidylprolyl isomerase encodes the protein MTRAIMETEKGTINLELFDKDAPNTVKNFVELSQKGFYDGLTFHRVIDNFMIQGGCPQGTGTGGPGYKINCEINDNKHLAGTLSMAHAGPNTGGSQFFICHGPQPHLDGVHTTFGQTEDMDVVNAIRKGDKIVSVKIEE